The window GAGGCGTTCGGCGCGGACCTCGACGAACGTCGTGTCGGCGATGCGCTGCGCGCCGACGACGCGGCCGGTGAGCGGGCGCGGGTCGCCGGTGACGGTGAGGTCGAGCGTGACGACGGCGCGGTCGGCGGCGAGTGCGGTGAGCGGTCCGTCGCGGGTGGCGGCGCGGGCGGTCGTGGCGACGACCCCGGCCAGCGCGCAGGCGAGCAAGGCGGCCGCGACGGGGATCACGTGCCTGCGCGCGGGACGTACGCAGCCGAGGAGGACGCCGCCGAGCACGGCGACGAGGCCGACCGCGGCGCGAGGGTGGTGGGTGGCGACGGCGGCGGCGAGCCACGCCGCGAGGGCGGGGAGCACGAGGCGGAGGTCGGCGTTCACACGGTCACCAGCGCCTGGATGGACTCGTACTTGCGCGCGCCGATCCCGCTCACCTCGCGGAGCTGCTCGACACTGGCGAACGGCCCGTGCGCCGTACGCCACTCCACGATGCGGTCGGCGAGCACCGGGCCGATGCCGGGCAGCTCGTCGAGCTGGTCGGCGGTGGCGGTGTTGAGGTCGAGCAGCGCGCCCTGGGCGGGTGGCGCGCCGGGTGCGGCGGCGGCGGCACGCGCGCCGACGATGACCTGCTCGCCGTCGACGAGCTTGCGGGCGAGGTTGAGCCCCTCGGTGGTGACGCCGCGCTTCAGCCCGCCCGCGGCGGTCAGCGCGTCGGCGACGCGGGAGCCGGGAGGGAGGCGTACGAGACCCGGCTTGCGTACGTCGCCCGCGACGTCCACCACGAGCAGCGCGGCCGAGGGAACGGGTGTGGAGACGACGACGCGCGGCGGCGGTACGTCGACCGCCTGGGGACGCCCGCGCCAGACGACGAAGCCGGTGACGGCGACGGCGACCACGGCCACACACGCGAGCGCGAGGGCGCCGCGCGGGCC is drawn from Frankiaceae bacterium and contains these coding sequences:
- a CDS encoding ComEA family DNA-binding protein, with amino-acid sequence MLFRTRPAAEPSPAVRARLAALFGTPLPPVPPVPPDPPPAEPAPAEVPALRVDPGPRGALALACVAVVAVAVTGFVVWRGRPQAVDVPPPRVVVSTPVPSAALLVVDVAGDVRKPGLVRLPPGSRVADALTAAGGLKRGVTTEGLNLARKLVDGEQVIVGARAAAAAPGAPPAQGALLDLNTATADQLDELPGIGPVLADRIVEWRTAHGPFASVEQLREVSGIGARKYESIQALVTV